In Candidatus Bathyarchaeia archaeon, the genomic stretch ATTTTATGTGGACCTGTTCCAACTGGCGTACTAGTGGAATAGCCCACTGCCATATGGTAAACCCAGTTGAAGCCCCCGCTCTCCTTAGCAGCGCTAACCTCAACAAAAGCCTTCTCCTCGCTACTCATAGGTAGAAACGTTAATGTAAAGCCTTTCAGGTCGGGGGCTAGGCATCTCTCCATAAGCCAACTTATGTACTCGGTTAGATCACTCTTTCCAGGCCCGATATACTCCACGTAAACATAGCTATTTTCGACTTTAGTGGTGTTCCATGTGAAGCCCGCGTTGAAGGCATTTTCTATGGAGCCTTTAACAGCGTCCGCAAGAGACCTCGCTGTAGCTGCATCGGTATTATTGAAGGCGATAATTAAGCCTGAGCCGTCCCTAGAAAAAGCAATTGTAATTAAAGTGGTGTCTGTTAATTCGCCCCTATTAAGGTTTACCTCCGATGGAAAGTGTACAAGAGAAGCGTCTACCGAGTATACTACGCTGAAAATCATAAGTTCGGCTGTTGTGCAGTTAACTGTGACTGAAATGCTTTCCGCGAAGGACGGTTCCTCCTCGGTTGCATCGACTATTGGTACGCAGATTCCAGAAGCGAGAAGAAAAGCGGATAGAAGCATGAGTAGTGGCATTAAAACCTTATACTTCAAGTTTCATCACATAAGGGATTATGCTAGCCTTTATTTATAAAACTTTTCATCACGATCATCTTTAGACTTTATTTTCTCCAAAAGAAATTGCGTAATAACCGCTATTAATTGGTAGGAGACAATCCATGTGACTGAATATAGCGGCCCGTAGTAGTCATGGAAGCGTCTAACTTCTGGAGAATTGACGCCGTATTCGACGGCTATAATGAAGATCCTTGCTATTCTAAGAGCGTTAACAATATATGTGATTATTGCTCCAATCAAAAAATACAGTATTTTCTGTTTTCGCGAAAATAAGCTGTCCTTCAAAAAAAGAGCGGTTAGCACAGAATATATTATGAGGCTCTCTACGCCGGAGCACGGCCAAGCTATTCCGAATGATGCTTCATCCCCGTCACTCCAAACCTTCATGACTATTGTTCCGTAAGATTGCCCCCTCACTTCGGCCTTATAGCCCATTAAAGACAGTATTTCGGAAGCAAGCATAGTGGTGGCTGGAGCAAGAATCTGGAATGGCGTAAACTCCCCATAGGGGTAAAAGTTATCCACGAGGAAAATTAAACCGATTGCGCTTAGCAGAGATATTGGAAGCATAAAATGCCTTAAGCCCTCTACTCCATAAGTCAGTGCCGCTGTTAGCGAGAATAAAGCCGCCAGAACAATATATTCTATTGCGAGGGGCATATTCTCCGCCCAGAAACTCATTCCATAGTATTTAGGAAATGAATCTATAATAACCCTGTCTATTTCAAAAAGATCAACGGTTAAAACGTATATGATTGGTAGAAAAGCAGCTATGGCGGATGCTAAGAAACGCTTAGATTTTAACGCGTTAACCTTCGCCTTAATCTTTCCCCAATTCAATGCAACCTCAAGGGAAACTAGCCAGAGAAAGAAAATATAGTATGCTCTACCCTTCCAAGTAACATTATAGGATTCAGGGTAGAGTAAATACAACGTCATAATGGATATCGTGGATGATAGGATAAACGGGGCCTTCGCTAAGTTTTGTACCCGTAGAATTGTTTGAAGCCAACTCTTTAACTTGCAGAGTAATCTTTTCAACTCTGACCGCCGCATCATACAAACTGTATTCTCTCAGTCCTTTATATTTACACTAATCACTTTAGGTTTCGAAGAGCATAACAGCCTTAAATTCTTCGGAATCGGAAAAGGTGTTACGAAAATGTTGCAGGTCGGCTTAAAGTTAAAAACATTTAAAGAGCCATCTGCTTATCTGAGGAACTCTTTTCTTCCAGTCAATGCGTAGATCAATGATTCGCAGATATATGCCGCGTGATCCGCTATCCTCTCGAAATACCGTACTATAAGCGCGCTCAAAACAATAATTCTACTTTCAATGTTTTTCTCCCCAATTATTTTATCAAGGAAATTAAAGTAGAGTTCGTCAACCTCCTTCTCCATCTCAGATATGCTTCTAGCAGTTTCTATATTCTTGCCCTTTAAGGCTTCTATGCTGGTCTTCATCATAACTAGGACTTTCTCTCCCATCTCCATAGTATATGCGCGTATCCACTCTATGCTCTCTTTTAGTCCACCAAAGCGCTTATTGAGGTAGGATATATCTAGCGCATATCTTCCAAGGTTTTATCCTCAACCTGCTCAGCCAATATAACCAGCATATCAGATATTCCTTGTATCTTATGATATAGGTCTCCGCCGCGGAAGCTCTCCTCAATAGCCATGGAGACGACTTGATAGGCTAGGTCACCCATCCTGTAGACCAGCGCTTTAAGCTCCTCCAGCTCTAAATCTATTATTCTACTCATAAAACCCACCTTAACCAAATTTTCCCGTTATATATCTCTCGGTCAACTCGCTTCTCGGATTTTCGAAGATATCTTTGGTAGGCCCGTACTCCACGAGCTCACCCATATATAGGAAGGCTACGTAGTCAGAGATTCTGGCAGCTTGCTGCATATTGTGGGTTACGATGATTATCGTGTAATCCTCCGCCAGCTTCCTGATTAAAGCCTCTATCCTCGCAGCTGATATCGGATCTAGAGCCGATGTCGGCTCATCCATTAATAACACCTCCGGCTCAACGGCTAACGCCCTCGCTATGCAGAGCCTCTGCTGCTGTCCGCCGGAGAGGCTTGCCCCAGACTTGTTTAAATCGTCTTTCACCTCGTCCCATAGCCCCGCGAGCATCAAGCTCCGCTTAACGATCTGGTCGAGGGTCTTTCGATCCCTCACACCATTAAGTCTTGGCCCTAAAGCGACGTTATCGTAGATTGATAGCATTGGGAATGGGTTTGGCTTCTGGAAGACCATGCCGATCTTCCTCCTTATCTGAACCCGGTCAACCCCATTATCATAAATATTTACTCCATTGAAAAGGACTCTTCCCGAGATGCGGGCGCCTGGAACCAGTTCATGCATTCTATTTATGCAGCGTATAAGCGTCGTCTTACCGCAGCCAGAAGGCCCCATCATCGCTGTTACAGCCCTATCCTTAATTCGCATACTAATATCCTTTAAAACCTGCTTAGAGCCAAACCAAGCGTTTAAATTCTCAATCTCAATCTTATACGCGGACATAACTAATACTTCTCCTTTGTCAAAATTCTAACAATAACATTTATCCCGAGGACTATTATAATAAGCACAAGGGCCGATCCCCCGCTAAGATCACCCAATTCTCAAATGGCGAGTTAGCGAACAGGAATATGTTTAACGCAAGGTTGGCTGCTGGCCTATTTAACCCGGCAAACCACCATCTCCAGTAACCCATCGTGACCAAGACTGGCGCGGATTCTCCGGCAATTCTGGCTACAGCAAGCAATACTCCGGTTGCTATAGTCTTCTTTGCCCCCCTCAGAACAATGTATAGTGTTGTTTTCCATCTTGGAATCCCCAGCGCCATCGCAGCCTCTCTAATTGTTGCTGGCACTAGTTTAAGAGCTTCTTCCGTAGTTCTAGTTACGATGGGGATCATTATTATGGCCAAGGCGAATGATGCCGCTATGACCGAGAAGCCTATGGTGAGAACAAATAGTGCATAACTAAAAATGCCGATAACTATCGATGGGACGCCATTCAACACTTCATTAAAGAATCTTATAACTGGCGAGAGTCTGCTTTCACCATATTCGCTGAGAAATATTCCTGAAATTATCCCTATTGGGGCTCCAATCAAGGTTGCTAGCCCAACGGTTATAAGCGTGCCCTGTATGGCGTTCGCCACCCCGCCTCCAGCCTCTCCTACAGTTGGAGTCGGCTTGATGAAAAAGTCTAAGTTAATTGCTACTAGACCCCTTCTGGCAACCTCGAATATTACGCTGAATAGGGGAATAAGGGCGGTAAGAAGGGCTAGGTAAACCATGAAGCGCATAATTAAATCCTTAATTCTCCTTAATCCATATGGCTCCTTCCTCATTCCCTCATTATCCCCCTGACCATTCTGAGGGAACGCCAGACGATTAGTCTCGCCGAGATCACGACGAACAAATTAATTAGTAAGAGTAGTAGTCCAACATTTATCAGCGCGCTTATATATAGGTCGTATGTGGCTTCTAGGAGCTCGTTTGCAATTATCGCCGACATAGTATACCATGCATCAAAGAGCGATGATGGGAAAACCTTAAACTTGTTTCCAATAACCATCGTTATGGCCATTGTTTCGCCCACTGCTCTTCCTAACCCTAGCATGGTTGCGCCCAGTATTCCGGAGCGCGTGTAGCTCATCACTATTTTTACCGTTTCCCATTTTGTCGCCCCCAGCGATATAACAGCCTCCCTTATAGATGGCGGCACCGATGAGAATAAGTCCCTTAAAACTGCGGAGATTATCGGTATAATCATTATGGCGAGAACTATACCGCCGGTTAAAACCCCGCCACCATATATCGGTCCGGAGAATAGTGAAATAAAGCCGAATACTGCTTTCAGAAGCGGATAAACATTATCGCGTAAAAATGGAATTAGGATGTATATTCCCCAGAGCCCGTAGATTACGCTTGGAACAGCTGCCAAAAGTTCCACTAAAAAGGAAAAGATGAAGCTAAGTTTTTTAGGCATATATTCCGAGAGCGCTAAGGCGACACCAAGACTTATGGGAAAACCTATAAGTAACGCTATTGCAGAAGTAGTTAACGTGCCAAGTATTAAGGGCAGGGCTCCGAAGACACGCTTTATTGCAGGGTCCCACTCTGTACCTGCTATGAAGCCTATGAAGCCAAAAGTTTCAATTGAAAGACGGGAGCCCATAATTAATTCGTAGGCCATTAAGCCGAGAATTAAAATAGTGCTTGACGCAATAAGGGCGCATAAAATCTTGAAAATATAATCGCCAGTAAATGACAGTTTAGGAAGCGAGAAATTTTGTAATCTTAAAGAGCTGAAAAATAAATGTGGGAATATTTTTCGATTAACCCTCATTTGCCTGCACCGCTAGGCCCTTATAAACCCGCTGCCCATTGAATGTAATCATCTTAATCGTCTCTTCATTATGCTTGACGACTTCATCAGGTAGTGGAACGTAGTATAAGTCAGCTGAATATTTCTGTCCATCGTGGATCGCCCACCAGAGGAAGTAGACCAGCGCCCTAGCTGTATCCTCACCCATATTCGGCAGAACATTAAGCTCTTTATATATCAGAAAGTAGGTGAAGCTCGTTATTGGATAGGCTCCCTTAGCCTCCCTATTATTCACTATGCTTTCAACTATTGAAACACTCGACCAGCTTTCATCTCCCCTTGGCAAGGTAAGAGCCGCGGCTGCAGCAGCCTTCATAAAGGATTCTATGCTTGGTTCAATAAACTCCCCTGCGGCGTTCAACACGTGACCGTAGGGCAAGTTATTCTTCTTCGCGTACGTGAACTCAACATATCCTATTGAATACGGTGTCTGTTGAACTAGGGTGGCTACACCATCATTACCCTTAGCTCCAAGCCCAGTCGGCCAGTTTACTGAAGTCCCTTTTCCAACGGTCTCCCTCCATTTTTGGCTGACTGCGGAAAGATAGCTAGTCCAGATAAATGTTGTTCCGCTTCCATCAGACCTACGAACGACAACTATATCCTTGTCCGGGAGACTAACCCCCGGATTTATTGCCGCCAGCCTAGGATCATTCCATTTTGTGATCTCGCCGAGATAGATCTGCGCCAGGATTTCTCCTGTGAATCTAAGTCCGCTTGGCATATCAGGCAAATTATATATTGGGACTACTCCTCCTATCGTGAACGGTATATGTAGGGTGCCACTAGCATTTCTAAACTGGGCATCACTAAGCGGTGCATCGCTGGCCGTGAAGTGCACGGTCTTCTCCATGTGCGCTCTGATTCCGCCGCCGCTGCCAATAGCCTGATAGTTTATTAAAATTTTAGGCTTAATCTTATGGTATTCAGCGGCCCACTTATCGATTAAGGGGAATGGAAATGTTGCGCCAGCACCATTAAGGGATACTTCCTTCTCTTCTTGTGGTTGCGGCGTAAGCACTTGATAGGCTATGACGCTTGCGGATATTATGAGGAGAGATGCTATCACAGCGATTATAATCCTGCTTTTTGACACTATTTTTGCACCTCATCAATATTTAGATAAGAGAAAATAATATATACATTGCCAAAATAAAAAATATAGAAGAAAGTAAACTATATAGATTGGGTGAAAAGTATGGAAAATGAGGAGATAAGGCGCATACAAATCACCGGCAAATCAACATACATTCTCTCTCTGCCGAAGAAGTGGGTTTCTGAGATGGGGCTTAAGGCTGGAAGCCAAATCGTAATATTACAGGAGGGTAAGTCCCTAATTTTGATCCCTAAGGATTTAGCTAAGCCCAGCAATGCTTCTCGTGAAGCTACGCTTAAGATATCTGCCAACGATATGCCGGAAAAGATTGCACGGGCGATAATCGCCGCCTATCTTAATGGATATAATTCTATTAGGATTGAGACGTTAAGCGATCATATGGCTCCGTCACAGAGAAACGCCGTAAGGGAATTGGTGAAGAAAAAGATTGTTGGAACAGAGATAATATCTGATTCGCCTAGGGAGATGATACTAAAGGTTTTAGTTGGCTATCCAGAGCTTTCAGTGGAGAGCGCCCTTAGACGCATGTGCCTAATTGCATCCTCAATGCATGAGGATTCAATAAAAGCATTAATTAAATTAGACAAAGAGCTGGCTAAAAACATAATCGATTTGGACGATGAAGTTGATCGTTTCGGTTTTTATATAATTAGGCAATTGAAGGCCGCTGTGCAGAGCGATAGAATCCTAAAAGATATTGGGCTTTCAAATCCAAAAGATTGTTTAGGCTATAGGCTGGTAGTAAAATTTGTGGAGCGGATAGCCGACCACGCCGCAAGGATAGCTGAAAACATTCTTTCATTGAGTGAAAGCCCGGATAAATTTATTTTAGATAAAATTTCTGAGATGAGCTCTTTCGCCAGATCGATGTTTGAAAGCTCGGTGGAATCATTATTTAAGAGAGATTATCTTCTAGCGGAAGAAACAATATCTAGGGCAAAGAAAATAGCGTTAATGGAAGCCGAAGCAATAAAAGCAATTACAGAAAAAGCTGGAAAAACTATTTCTCCAGCCCTAAGGATGATTTTAGAGAGCATACGTAGAACCGGAGAGTACTCAAGCGATATCGCTGAGATAGTCCTAAACTTAAACGTAAACCAGATACTCGCAATGTAATAAAATTTTTTGGATAAGATGATTAGTTCTCTAAAAGGAGAATGGATCTCAACGACCGCCCCAAAGAGACTTAAATCGAACTCGTTTTGGTGCGGCCGCCGCATTTGAACCGGGTTATCGGCGCGGGGTACGGTTCCAGCCTAAAATTATTTCCAGAATCTCGTTAATGAAGTAAAGTATTTTATATGGTAATTTCTGTGGTTGTTGCCACGTTGGTGTACTTTTTGGCGGTATTTATGAGCTTCTTGTCGTCGGTTACTAGGGTTAATTTGTTTCGCGCTGCGATATGGATGTAGGATGCATCGTAAATGGTTATCCCCTCTTTTATGGCTATTTCCAGCGCCTCTTTTTCAGAGCCTCTCATCGTATATAGGTCTAGCACATTAAAAATATTGGATAGTAGCTCGATTAATCCATAGGCTACCTCCACCCTTATTCTCTTAAGTATGTAGCACTCCTTCCAAACCGCATTAATAGATTCGTAGATGGCGAGGTCTATAGTGCATCCCTTTGCGAAAACCTTTACATTTCC encodes the following:
- a CDS encoding exosortase/archaeosortase family protein, with the protein product MKRLLCKLKSWLQTILRVQNLAKAPFILSSTISIMTLYLLYPESYNVTWKGRAYYIFFLWLVSLEVALNWGKIKAKVNALKSKRFLASAIAAFLPIIYVLTVDLFEIDRVIIDSFPKYYGMSFWAENMPLAIEYIVLAALFSLTAALTYGVEGLRHFMLPISLLSAIGLIFLVDNFYPYGEFTPFQILAPATTMLASEILSLMGYKAEVRGQSYGTIVMKVWSDGDEASFGIAWPCSGVESLIIYSVLTALFLKDSLFSRKQKILYFLIGAIITYIVNALRIARIFIIAVEYGVNSPEVRRFHDYYGPLYSVTWIVSYQLIAVITQFLLEKIKSKDDRDEKFYK
- a CDS encoding PhoU domain-containing protein, whose amino-acid sequence is MEMGEKVLVMMKTSIEALKGKNIETARSISEMEKEVDELYFNFLDKIIGEKNIESRIIVLSALIVRYFERIADHAAYICESLIYALTGRKEFLR
- the pstB gene encoding phosphate ABC transporter ATP-binding protein PstB; the protein is MSAYKIEIENLNAWFGSKQVLKDISMRIKDRAVTAMMGPSGCGKTTLIRCINRMHELVPGARISGRVLFNGVNIYDNGVDRVQIRRKIGMVFQKPNPFPMLSIYDNVALGPRLNGVRDRKTLDQIVKRSLMLAGLWDEVKDDLNKSGASLSGGQQQRLCIARALAVEPEVLLMDEPTSALDPISAARIEALIRKLAEDYTIIIVTHNMQQAARISDYVAFLYMGELVEYGPTKDIFENPRSELTERYITGKFG
- the pstA gene encoding phosphate ABC transporter permease PstA; the protein is MRKEPYGLRRIKDLIMRFMVYLALLTALIPLFSVIFEVARRGLVAINLDFFIKPTPTVGEAGGGVANAIQGTLITVGLATLIGAPIGIISGIFLSEYGESRLSPVIRFFNEVLNGVPSIVIGIFSYALFVLTIGFSVIAASFALAIIMIPIVTRTTEEALKLVPATIREAAMALGIPRWKTTLYIVLRGAKKTIATGVLLAVARIAGESAPVLVTMGYWRWWFAGLNRPAANLALNIFLFANSPFENWVILAGDRPLCLL
- the pstC gene encoding phosphate ABC transporter permease subunit PstC, yielding MFPHLFFSSLRLQNFSLPKLSFTGDYIFKILCALIASSTILILGLMAYELIMGSRLSIETFGFIGFIAGTEWDPAIKRVFGALPLILGTLTTSAIALLIGFPISLGVALALSEYMPKKLSFIFSFLVELLAAVPSVIYGLWGIYILIPFLRDNVYPLLKAVFGFISLFSGPIYGGGVLTGGIVLAIMIIPIISAVLRDLFSSVPPSIREAVISLGATKWETVKIVMSYTRSGILGATMLGLGRAVGETMAITMVIGNKFKVFPSSLFDAWYTMSAIIANELLEATYDLYISALINVGLLLLLINLFVVISARLIVWRSLRMVRGIMRE
- the pstS gene encoding phosphate ABC transporter substrate-binding protein PstS; this translates as MSKSRIIIAVIASLLIISASVIAYQVLTPQPQEEKEVSLNGAGATFPFPLIDKWAAEYHKIKPKILINYQAIGSGGGIRAHMEKTVHFTASDAPLSDAQFRNASGTLHIPFTIGGVVPIYNLPDMPSGLRFTGEILAQIYLGEITKWNDPRLAAINPGVSLPDKDIVVVRRSDGSGTTFIWTSYLSAVSQKWRETVGKGTSVNWPTGLGAKGNDGVATLVQQTPYSIGYVEFTYAKKNNLPYGHVLNAAGEFIEPSIESFMKAAAAAALTLPRGDESWSSVSIVESIVNNREAKGAYPITSFTYFLIYKELNVLPNMGEDTARALVYFLWWAIHDGQKYSADLYYVPLPDEVVKHNEETIKMITFNGQRVYKGLAVQANEG
- a CDS encoding phosphate uptake regulator PhoU, whose translation is MENEEIRRIQITGKSTYILSLPKKWVSEMGLKAGSQIVILQEGKSLILIPKDLAKPSNASREATLKISANDMPEKIARAIIAAYLNGYNSIRIETLSDHMAPSQRNAVRELVKKKIVGTEIISDSPREMILKVLVGYPELSVESALRRMCLIASSMHEDSIKALIKLDKELAKNIIDLDDEVDRFGFYIIRQLKAAVQSDRILKDIGLSNPKDCLGYRLVVKFVERIADHAARIAENILSLSESPDKFILDKISEMSSFARSMFESSVESLFKRDYLLAEETISRAKKIALMEAEAIKAITEKAGKTISPALRMILESIRRTGEYSSDIAEIVLNLNVNQILAM
- a CDS encoding type II toxin-antitoxin system VapC family toxin, translating into MYLYDASAILNLVKRGNVKVFAKGCTIDLAIYESINAVWKECYILKRIRVEVAYGLIELLSNIFNVLDLYTMRGSEKEALEIAIKEGITIYDASYIHIAARNKLTLVTDDKKLINTAKKYTNVATTTEITI